A stretch of the Planktothricoides raciborskii GIHE-MW2 genome encodes the following:
- a CDS encoding Uma2 family endonuclease, translating into MTITAPTLTPTVPGRVVLNQISWHTYEQLLAEMEDNRTIRLCYDRGLLEIMTPLLDHENPKEILTALVGVLAEELNIEIMRAGSTTLKRPDLAKGAEPDSSFYIQNERLVKGKSRIDLTTDPPPDLVIEIYVSSSSVDREGIYAAMGVPEIWRCDRGVVKFLQLEAGKYIMVERSLAFPLLSVTELTKFFSQSQTLGETTLLRSFRAWVRQVLAESNSETSN; encoded by the coding sequence ATGACCATAACTGCGCCGACTTTAACCCCGACTGTACCCGGAAGAGTAGTCCTCAATCAGATTAGCTGGCATACCTATGAACAACTGTTAGCGGAAATGGAAGATAATCGGACGATTCGCTTATGCTATGACCGAGGATTACTAGAAATTATGACGCCGCTGTTAGACCACGAAAACCCAAAAGAAATTTTAACGGCTTTGGTGGGGGTATTAGCCGAAGAGTTAAATATAGAAATAATGCGAGCGGGTTCGACAACTTTGAAGCGCCCAGATTTAGCAAAAGGGGCTGAACCGGATTCAAGTTTTTATATTCAAAATGAACGATTGGTTAAGGGAAAATCCCGAATTGATTTAACTACCGATCCGCCCCCGGATTTGGTAATTGAAATTTATGTTTCCAGTAGTTCTGTGGATCGAGAAGGGATTTATGCGGCAATGGGGGTGCCAGAAATTTGGCGCTGCGATCGCGGGGTGGTCAAGTTCTTACAGTTAGAAGCAGGAAAATATATCATGGTGGAGCGATCGCTTGCTTTTCCCCTGTTATCGGTGACAGAACTAACGAAATTTTTCAGCCAAAGCCAAACTTTAGGAGAAACAACTTTATTGCGTTCTTTTCGGGCTTGGGTGAGACAAGTTTTAGCGGAAAGCAACAGCGAAACCAGCAATTAG
- a CDS encoding TerD family protein, which yields MAVSLKKGQRVSLDKVAPGLSEAFIGLGWDVKSTDTGHDFDLDASVFLLGADEKLISDNHFIFYNNLTSPDPDKSVQNTGDNLTGVGEGDDEVIKVNLKKVPANVQKIIVAVTIYEAEERRQNFGQVENAFVRIVDAQTKQEAIRYDLTEDYSVETALVMAELYRKDGEWRLNAVGSGYQGGLKALLDRYSN from the coding sequence ATGGCAGTTTCACTGAAAAAAGGACAACGAGTATCCCTGGACAAGGTAGCTCCAGGACTTTCCGAAGCATTTATTGGTCTTGGATGGGATGTTAAATCTACGGACACCGGCCATGATTTTGATCTGGATGCCTCTGTATTTCTACTAGGTGCTGATGAAAAATTAATTTCCGACAACCACTTTATTTTTTACAATAACCTCACCAGTCCGGATCCGGATAAGTCAGTTCAAAATACAGGAGATAATCTGACTGGTGTAGGAGAAGGAGATGATGAAGTTATCAAAGTTAATCTGAAAAAAGTACCGGCAAATGTTCAAAAAATTATCGTTGCCGTAACCATCTACGAAGCCGAAGAACGACGGCAAAACTTTGGTCAAGTTGAAAATGCTTTTGTGCGGATAGTCGATGCCCAAACCAAGCAAGAAGCCATCCGCTATGACTTGACGGAAGACTACTCTGTGGAAACAGCCTTAGTGATGGCAGAACTTTACCGTAAAGATGGGGAGTGGCGACTAAACGCCGTTGGTTCTGGCTATCAAGGCGGCTTAAAAGCTTTGCTCGATCGCTATAGCAATTAG
- the lysS gene encoding lysine--tRNA ligase, with translation MTQTTRNEAEVRAQKVEQLRSQGIEPYPSQSYQRTHTTEQVRQHFAQPGKELENGQADPEGLNIRLSGRITSFRSSGSICFIDLTDISGKLQLKIEKKLVKEDSGLSFKQIQKLLDEGDFIGAEGIACRTNRGELSLQVDSITLISKATIPFPDLYYGVGDPEICRRNREMDMAGNPQSLQRYMMRSRIIQSIRNYLNQQQFYEIETPVLQAIYGGAAARPFITHHNALDVDLFLRIAPELFLKRAICGGFERVYELGRVFRNEGIDSTHNPEFTSLEVYQAYADYFDIMGTIEDVITYTVQQVLGDRTAVEYQGQTINLDRPYDYSAKYPNLTGKHWQIKTMVEAVKDQTGLDFDCLELEDAIAKAESLGIHLSGLEKQSLGYVLYGVFDKLVESTLIEPTFIIDFPIEISPLAKSHRSKPGFVERFELFINGTEFANGFSELNDPQEQRKRFEQQRQQREAGDDEAHPMDEDFIQALSLGMPNCAGWGIGIDRVIMLLTNTLSIRDAIMFPTMRPIKESKENQ, from the coding sequence ATGACTCAGACTACTCGCAATGAAGCAGAAGTTCGCGCCCAAAAAGTGGAACAACTGCGATCGCAAGGGATAGAACCTTATCCTAGCCAATCTTACCAGCGCACTCACACCACAGAGCAAGTGCGCCAGCATTTCGCCCAACCGGGAAAAGAACTAGAAAATGGTCAAGCGGATCCGGAAGGCTTAAACATTCGCTTATCCGGTCGGATTACCTCTTTTCGCAGTAGTGGCAGCATTTGCTTTATTGACCTGACGGATATTAGTGGGAAACTTCAACTAAAAATCGAGAAAAAACTGGTTAAAGAAGATTCTGGTTTAAGCTTCAAACAGATTCAAAAACTATTAGATGAAGGGGACTTTATTGGGGCAGAAGGGATTGCTTGTCGGACGAATCGGGGTGAACTTTCTCTCCAGGTAGATAGCATCACATTGATCTCAAAAGCTACCATTCCTTTTCCTGATTTATATTATGGTGTTGGCGACCCAGAAATCTGCCGCCGCAATCGGGAAATGGATATGGCCGGAAATCCCCAATCTTTGCAACGGTATATGATGCGGAGTCGGATTATTCAGAGTATTAGAAATTATCTGAATCAGCAACAATTTTATGAAATTGAAACTCCAGTGTTGCAAGCAATTTATGGAGGGGCTGCGGCTAGACCGTTTATCACCCATCATAATGCTTTAGATGTGGATTTGTTTTTACGGATTGCTCCAGAATTATTCTTAAAACGGGCTATTTGTGGCGGTTTTGAGCGGGTTTATGAGTTAGGTCGGGTATTTAGAAACGAAGGGATTGATAGCACCCATAACCCAGAATTTACTTCCCTGGAAGTTTATCAGGCTTATGCGGATTATTTTGATATTATGGGGACGATTGAAGATGTGATTACCTATACGGTACAGCAAGTTTTGGGCGATCGCACCGCAGTGGAATATCAAGGTCAAACCATTAATCTCGATCGCCCATACGACTATAGTGCCAAATATCCCAATTTGACCGGCAAACATTGGCAAATTAAAACAATGGTGGAAGCGGTCAAAGACCAAACTGGTCTAGATTTTGATTGTTTAGAATTAGAGGATGCGATCGCCAAAGCGGAAAGCCTGGGAATCCACTTATCAGGACTAGAAAAACAGAGTTTAGGCTATGTTCTCTATGGGGTCTTTGATAAATTAGTGGAATCCACCTTAATTGAACCCACCTTTATCATTGATTTCCCCATTGAAATTAGCCCACTGGCGAAATCTCATCGCAGCAAACCGGGATTTGTGGAACGGTTTGAACTGTTTATTAATGGCACAGAATTTGCTAACGGCTTTTCTGAGTTGAATGACCCCCAAGAACAGCGCAAACGGTTTGAACAACAACGGCAACAAAGAGAAGCGGGGGATGATGAAGCGCATCCAATGGATGAAGATTTTATCCAAGCTTTATCATTAGGAATGCCCAATTGTGCGGGCTGGGGAATTGGTATTGACCGGGTGATTATGTTACTCACGAATACCCTGAGTATTCGCGATGCGATTATGTTCCCAACTATGCGACCGATTAAAGAAAGTAAAGAAAATCAATAG
- a CDS encoding cytochrome P450 — MRKDLPLPPGSSGLPLIGETLSFVFDKNFADKRIKKYGNIFRTNILGQPTVVMSGTDANQFILSSHFDYFSWREGWPPNFGELLGESLFLQEGEEHRRNRKLLMPAFHGPALQNYFQTMVEICDRSLEKWSELGEFTWFPLMKQMTFAIASILLLGSEPGQETERLSKLFTQLTQGLFAFPIPLPWATYPKALKARDQLLAHIETAIQDRLENPRNDALGLLLQSRDEEGNALSEAEIKVQALLMLFAGHETTTSMLISLAMSLAQYPDVWQKARAEQEAISSETLTFEHLKQMPYLGQILKEIERLYPPVGGGFRGVVKPFKFQGYHVPAGWKVLYHMKGAHQDSNIYSHPEKFDPDRFSPERNENKKVEYSLVGFGGGPRICLGMAFAQMEMKIFAARLLQNYHWELLPNQDLTMDPIPTLHPRSGLKVKLWKR; from the coding sequence ATGAGAAAAGATTTACCTTTACCTCCCGGCAGTTCCGGTTTGCCTTTGATTGGGGAAACCCTTTCCTTTGTGTTTGATAAAAATTTTGCCGATAAGCGGATAAAAAAATATGGCAATATTTTCCGCACCAATATTTTGGGGCAGCCTACGGTGGTGATGTCCGGGACAGACGCGAATCAATTTATTCTTTCTAGCCATTTTGACTATTTTTCTTGGCGGGAAGGTTGGCCGCCCAATTTTGGCGAATTGTTAGGAGAATCTCTGTTTTTGCAGGAGGGAGAAGAACACCGCAGGAATCGCAAATTACTGATGCCCGCATTTCATGGGCCGGCATTACAAAATTATTTTCAGACAATGGTGGAGATTTGCGATCGCTCCCTGGAAAAATGGTCAGAATTAGGAGAATTCACCTGGTTTCCTTTAATGAAACAGATGACATTTGCGATCGCCAGTATATTATTACTCGGAAGTGAACCCGGTCAGGAAACTGAACGCTTATCAAAGCTTTTTACCCAACTCACCCAGGGTTTATTTGCCTTTCCCATTCCTCTCCCTTGGGCAACCTATCCTAAAGCCCTGAAAGCCAGAGATCAACTTTTAGCTCATATTGAAACCGCCATCCAAGATCGTCTGGAAAATCCCCGGAATGATGCATTAGGATTATTATTACAAAGTCGAGATGAAGAGGGCAATGCGCTGTCAGAAGCGGAAATTAAAGTCCAAGCTTTGTTAATGTTATTTGCCGGTCACGAAACCACCACTTCTATGTTAATTTCTCTAGCCATGAGTCTGGCACAATATCCAGATGTTTGGCAAAAAGCGCGGGCAGAACAAGAGGCCATATCCTCGGAAACCCTAACATTTGAACATCTCAAACAAATGCCCTATCTGGGTCAAATCCTCAAAGAAATTGAACGACTTTATCCCCCAGTGGGGGGAGGCTTTCGCGGGGTGGTGAAGCCTTTTAAATTTCAAGGCTATCATGTACCCGCAGGCTGGAAAGTTCTGTATCATATGAAAGGAGCACATCAAGATAGTAACATTTATTCTCATCCAGAGAAATTCGATCCCGATCGCTTTAGTCCAGAAAGGAACGAGAACAAAAAAGTTGAGTATAGTTTAGTCGGTTTTGGTGGTGGCCCAAGAATTTGTTTGGGCATGGCTTTTGCCCAGATGGAAATGAAAATATTTGCCGCCCGTTTACTGCAAAATTATCATTGGGAATTGTTGCCAAACCAAGACTTAACAATGGATCCCATTCCGACCCTTCACCCGCGTTCTGGTCTGAAAGTGAAACTCTGGAAACGTTAA
- a CDS encoding nucleoside triphosphate pyrophosphatase, protein MKNPALILASTSPARLMLLKQAGFEPIVCRSNFDESQVQIDEPSELVETLARCKAEVVAQEFTPHDPNHSPMLVLGCDSVLVLDGEIHGKPETPEVAIARWQKMRSSVGELYTGHALIDLTKGNTLVRCQVTKVYFAPMSDRQIVSYVATGEPLNCAGCFAIDGQGGLFVEKLEGCHTNVIGLSLPLLRQMITDLGYDVTDFWLKK, encoded by the coding sequence ATGAAGAATCCAGCGTTGATTTTAGCTTCAACTTCTCCCGCTCGCTTAATGTTATTAAAACAAGCGGGATTTGAACCAATTGTTTGTCGGAGTAATTTTGATGAGTCACAAGTTCAGATTGATGAACCCAGTGAATTAGTTGAGACTTTAGCCCGCTGTAAGGCAGAAGTGGTCGCCCAAGAATTTACCCCGCACGATCCGAACCATTCCCCGATGTTAGTATTAGGATGTGATTCAGTGTTGGTATTAGATGGGGAAATTCATGGGAAACCAGAAACTCCCGAAGTGGCGATCGCTCGTTGGCAAAAAATGCGGAGTTCTGTGGGCGAACTTTACACAGGTCATGCACTGATAGATTTAACTAAAGGCAATACTTTAGTTCGTTGCCAAGTGACCAAAGTTTATTTTGCCCCCATGAGCGATCGACAAATTGTTTCTTATGTGGCAACGGGAGAACCCCTAAACTGTGCCGGTTGTTTTGCTATTGATGGTCAAGGGGGACTGTTTGTGGAAAAACTTGAGGGCTGTCATACTAACGTGATTGGGTTAAGTTTACCGTTGCTGCGGCAGATGATTACTGATTTAGGTTATGATGTGACTGACTTCTGGTTAAAAAAATAA
- a CDS encoding TerD family protein: MGINLQKGQRISLSKESPGLKKILCGLGWDVATSSGGGVFGMFANTQNYDLDTSVICLDANGKINDIANVIYFGNLSHRSKAITHLGDNLTGEGDGDDEQIIVDLTLVPPNISKLVFTVNIYECTKREQDFGQVKNAFVRLVNASNNQEIARYNLSGSEYKGSTGMIMAEIYRHGNEWKMAAIGTGVKANGLGDLIKAYA; the protein is encoded by the coding sequence ATGGGAATTAACCTGCAAAAAGGACAGCGGATTTCCCTTTCCAAAGAGTCACCCGGTTTGAAAAAAATCTTATGCGGACTTGGATGGGATGTAGCCACAAGTTCTGGAGGAGGGGTTTTTGGGATGTTCGCTAATACTCAAAACTACGACCTGGATACCTCAGTGATCTGTTTGGATGCCAATGGCAAAATCAACGATATCGCCAATGTTATTTACTTTGGCAATTTATCTCATCGTTCCAAAGCAATTACCCATTTAGGGGATAATCTCACGGGTGAAGGAGATGGGGATGATGAGCAAATCATTGTTGATTTAACCCTGGTTCCTCCAAATATTTCCAAGTTGGTTTTCACGGTCAATATTTACGAATGTACGAAGCGTGAACAAGATTTTGGACAGGTGAAAAATGCTTTTGTGCGTTTAGTAAATGCTTCTAATAACCAGGAAATTGCGCGTTATAACTTATCTGGTTCTGAATACAAAGGCAGTACCGGCATGATTATGGCTGAAATCTACCGACACGGTAATGAATGGAAAATGGCAGCAATTGGCACAGGGGTTAAAGCAAACGGCTTAGGCGATCTGATAAAAGCATACGCCTAA
- a CDS encoding Uma2 family endonuclease yields MTITAPTLTPTAIGRVVLHHISWHTYEQLLAEMGDNRTVRLCYDRELLEIMTPLLDHENPKRILEKFVDALAEEGNIEILSVGSTTLKRPDLAKGAEPDSSFYIQNERLVKGKSRIDLTTDPPPDLVIEIDVSSSSVDREGIYAAMGVPEIWRCDRGVVKFLQLEAGKYIMVERSLAFPLLSVTELTKFFSQSQTLGETTLLRSFRAWVRQVLAETRCETNR; encoded by the coding sequence ATGACCATAACTGCACCGACTTTAACTCCGACTGCGATCGGTAGAGTTGTCCTCCATCATATTAGCTGGCATACCTATGAACAACTGTTAGCGGAAATGGGAGATAATCGGACTGTTCGCTTATGCTATGACCGAGAATTATTAGAAATTATGACGCCGCTGTTAGACCACGAAAACCCAAAACGAATTTTAGAAAAATTTGTTGATGCTTTAGCAGAAGAAGGAAATATAGAAATTTTAAGTGTCGGTTCGACAACTTTGAAGCGCCCAGATTTAGCAAAAGGGGCTGAACCGGATTCAAGTTTTTATATTCAAAATGAACGATTGGTTAAGGGAAAATCCCGGATTGATTTAACTACCGATCCGCCCCCGGATTTGGTAATTGAAATTGATGTTTCCAGTAGTTCTGTGGATCGAGAAGGGATTTATGCGGCAATGGGGGTGCCAGAAATTTGGCGATGCGATCGCGGGGTGGTCAAGTTCTTACAGTTAGAAGCGGGAAAATATATCATGGTGGAGCGATCGCTTGCTTTTCCCCTGTTATCGGTGACAGAACTAACGAAATTTTTCAGCCAAAGCCAAACTTTAGGAGAAACAACTTTATTGCGTTCTTTTCGGGCTTGGGTGAGACAAGTTTTAGCCGAAACCAGATGCGAAACCAACAGGTAA
- a CDS encoding ferredoxin-thioredoxin reductase variable chain produces the protein MEAGVRVRVQESVIVYHHPESRNQAFDLKGLEGEVVALVNDWQGKPISANLPVQVQFDKKFKAHFREEELEILS, from the coding sequence ATGGAAGCAGGCGTTCGTGTTCGTGTTCAAGAATCTGTGATTGTTTACCATCATCCTGAATCTCGGAATCAAGCCTTTGACCTCAAGGGTTTGGAAGGAGAAGTGGTGGCTTTGGTAAACGACTGGCAAGGCAAACCCATCAGCGCCAACTTGCCAGTACAAGTCCAATTTGACAAAAAGTTCAAAGCTCATTTTCGGGAAGAAGAACTCGAAATATTGTCATAA
- a CDS encoding pentapeptide repeat-containing protein, protein MIEESKSASELIKFYTSGQRNFRNANLSGLELKRAQLPEIDLQGAYMRWIDFQGANLKLANLPWADLQKANLSDATLQRATLKEANLRKANLQWADLQEAQLQGANLFQCRLMCANFRGASLRLANLEAADLDKAELSGVDLRVANLIQAQLRNADLKQGKLQGANLSKANLTGANLEGVNLQGANLRGANLFGANLQNANLQQANLEEADLTEAKLFAANLQGANLQKTRLPSLENMQGASLKGAQLLGTLLPKGKVLDPAILEDGFVLDSVKGVKSLPSLPQAPEIESPILLSLLPDRLPDSQAAISPDLSTGVTEQMLDPLLDPPLISLREESNGKMDSGFPLTVSELSGKSEAPVAEVSVPSPEPKSLDLPLKSVSRSPSKAHLSQKDLNRSHHYRTRGNAEPEEFLELIKQRMGENGYFTSVSLAIAKRRGPSTLRQQLLEAYQGRCSMTDCDVEPILEVAFLQPNQPTQSSDPSYGLLLRADVHTLFDLHLIVVEPETFQIMVAPNLRDTIYGSLHQQPLRLTTMEKFKPNQELLKLRLQWSSWFDG, encoded by the coding sequence ATGATCGAGGAAAGTAAAAGTGCCAGTGAATTGATCAAATTTTATACGAGCGGCCAGCGCAATTTTCGCAATGCCAATTTAAGTGGCTTGGAACTGAAACGAGCACAATTACCAGAAATCGACCTCCAGGGTGCCTATATGCGTTGGATAGATTTCCAAGGTGCGAACTTAAAATTGGCGAATCTTCCTTGGGCAGACTTGCAAAAAGCAAATTTGTCTGATGCAACCCTACAACGGGCAACGCTGAAAGAAGCTAATCTGCGAAAAGCAAATTTGCAATGGGCTGATTTACAAGAGGCACAACTTCAGGGGGCAAATTTGTTTCAATGTCGGTTAATGTGTGCCAACTTTCGGGGAGCTAGTCTGCGTTTGGCGAATTTAGAAGCGGCAGATTTGGACAAGGCTGAATTGTCCGGAGTGGACTTGCGGGTTGCCAATTTGATTCAAGCACAGTTACGCAATGCTGACCTTAAACAGGGAAAACTACAAGGAGCTAACCTGTCAAAAGCTAACTTGACTGGAGCCAATTTAGAAGGGGTGAATCTTCAAGGGGCTAATCTGCGGGGGGCTAATCTTTTTGGTGCGAATCTGCAAAATGCTAACCTACAACAGGCGAATCTGGAAGAGGCGGATTTGACGGAAGCCAAGCTGTTTGCGGCAAATCTTCAAGGGGCAAATCTGCAAAAAACCAGATTACCTTCTCTGGAAAATATGCAAGGGGCTTCTCTCAAGGGAGCACAATTGCTGGGGACTCTATTGCCCAAAGGAAAAGTATTAGATCCCGCAATTCTTGAGGATGGTTTTGTGTTGGATTCGGTTAAGGGGGTGAAAAGTTTGCCAAGTTTGCCACAAGCTCCAGAGATTGAATCACCAATTTTATTGTCTTTGCTGCCAGATAGACTACCAGATAGTCAAGCAGCGATTAGCCCCGATCTATCGACAGGGGTGACGGAACAAATGTTAGATCCGCTGTTAGATCCGCCTTTGATTTCCTTGAGGGAAGAAAGCAATGGCAAGATGGATTCTGGTTTTCCCTTGACGGTCAGTGAGTTGTCCGGGAAATCGGAAGCCCCGGTTGCAGAGGTTTCTGTGCCAAGTCCTGAGCCGAAATCTTTGGATCTACCGTTAAAGTCTGTCAGTAGGAGTCCGAGTAAAGCGCATCTGAGTCAAAAGGATCTGAATCGGAGTCATCATTATCGAACGAGAGGGAATGCTGAACCGGAAGAATTTTTGGAGTTGATTAAACAGCGAATGGGTGAGAATGGGTATTTTACCTCTGTGAGTTTGGCGATCGCCAAGCGAAGAGGCCCTTCTACACTTCGACAACAATTGCTAGAAGCTTATCAGGGACGTTGTTCGATGACTGATTGCGATGTCGAACCGATTTTAGAAGTGGCGTTTTTGCAACCTAATCAACCCACCCAAAGTAGCGATCCTTCTTATGGTTTACTGCTGCGGGCGGATGTTCATACTCTATTTGATCTGCATTTGATTGTAGTTGAGCCAGAAACTTTCCAGATTATGGTGGCGCCAAATTTACGAGATACGATCTATGGATCGCTTCATCAACAGCCACTACGTTTAACGACTATGGAAAAGTTTAAACCAAATCAAGAATTGCTCAAATTGCGATTACAGTGGTCGAGTTGGTTTGATGGCTGA
- a CDS encoding pentapeptide repeat-containing protein, with translation MKFGNWAIAVLIGTISVGTPAKAENPADLQQLLETKQCSRCDLSGANLAGVDLQGANLEEANLSGTNLEGANLNQANLIRANLTDAKLIRASLIAAKLHGANMERANLIAANLTLAGLVITRLNYANLTSANLVGANLESADLVGANLRLASQSIFSLREVSLREGTPFGMEMAGVNLRDADLTNANLMGANLNWSDLTNAKLENADMRYVQLQGAQISPQSAYSIPSVVQAEP, from the coding sequence ATGAAGTTTGGGAACTGGGCGATCGCGGTACTAATCGGCACAATCTCTGTAGGGACTCCGGCTAAAGCCGAAAATCCCGCAGATCTGCAACAATTACTAGAAACCAAGCAATGTAGCAGATGTGATTTAAGCGGGGCAAATTTAGCCGGGGTGGATTTACAAGGCGCCAACTTGGAAGAAGCCAATCTCAGTGGCACAAACCTAGAAGGCGCAAACCTGAATCAAGCGAATTTAATCCGAGCCAATTTGACCGACGCGAAATTAATCCGAGCCAGCCTGATTGCCGCTAAACTGCATGGTGCAAACATGGAACGGGCTAATTTAATTGCCGCGAATTTAACTTTAGCCGGGTTGGTAATTACTCGCTTGAATTATGCCAACCTGACCTCGGCGAATCTGGTTGGGGCGAATCTAGAAAGTGCCGATTTAGTGGGAGCCAATCTTCGTCTGGCATCTCAGTCAATCTTCAGCTTGAGGGAAGTCAGCCTCAGAGAGGGTACTCCGTTTGGTATGGAAATGGCTGGAGTTAACCTACGGGATGCGGATTTAACCAATGCCAACCTCATGGGAGCCAACTTGAATTGGTCTGATTTGACCAATGCCAAGTTAGAGAATGCGGATATGCGGTATGTGCAACTTCAAGGAGCGCAAATTTCGCCCCAAAGTGCCTATTCGATCCCTTCAGTGGTTCAAGCGGAACCGTAA